The sequence ATCATTAACAATTTCAGCCTCTCCTCCCACACACATATAAATCGTAAAAGAATCCCGAGATGAAACATCTTGACGCATTCCTTTGCTTAATTCTAAAAAATTGGTTTTAAAATAAGGGCAATCAACCATTGTGTTGATCGAATCCATTTTATCTAGATAATTAACCTTAAAATCATCTTTTTTGGAATAATCCATAGCGTCAAGAGCCAACTCTGTATGCAATTCTCTAAGGTTTCCGTTTTTGTCTTTTCTGTTGAAATCAAAAACCCTGTAAGTCACGTCTGAGGTCTGTTGGATCTCTGCCAATAACACCCCAGCACCAATGGCATGGATTTTCCCTGTATTTATAAAGAAAGTATCACCTTCTGAAACTTCCTCATAGTTCATCAGATTCAAAAGGGTGTTTTCTTCTAGACTTTTAATGTATTCTTCTTTTTCAACACTCTTGTCGAACCCTACAATTAGTTTGGCCCCAGGGTCTGCATCCATAACGTACCACATCTCCGTTTTTCCAAAAGAGTTATGTCTTTTTTTGGCCAATTCATCATTGGGATGAAGCTGGATGGACAAATCTTGTTTGGCATCTATAAATTTTATAAGAATTGGGAAATCATTTCCAAACCTTTCCACAACACTTTTACCTAACAAGTTTTTTCCTTCTTTCTGAATTAATTCCTGCAAAGAAGTTCCAACTAATTCTCCATTGGAAATTTCAGAAATATCCCCAGCTACTCCGGAAAGCTCCCAACTTTCTCCTGTGATTTCGCTTTCAATAGGCTTTCCGAGTACATCTTTAAGTTTTGTTCCTCCCCAAAGACGTTCTTTTAGAATTGGGTTGAATTTTAACGGGTATAAGGTCATTTATCCAGAATAAGTTACAAAGTTACGAGGTGTTTCATAAAGTACTACCTCCAATTCTTTGGTTTTTTCAATATGAGGTCTAATCTTATTCCATATTACAACAGCGATATTTTCCGCTGTAGGGTTTATGTCCTCAAACTCAGGAACATCTTTGTTTAAGTTTTTATGGTCCAAGGCTTCTTCAACATGTTCCTTAATTAAATCCTTAAGCACTTTAAGATCCATGACAAAACCTGTCCGTTGATCAATTTCTCCTGTAACACTTACAATAAGATCATAATTGTGGCCATGGTAATTTGGATTGTTGCATTTACCAAAAACGGCATCGTTTTTTTCAAAACTCCAATCTGGTCTATACAGCCTATGTGCCGCGTTAAAATTGGCTTTTCTGCTAACCTTTACCTTCATCCTTTATTACTATTATCAGAAATATGGTTATAAAACCGTTCAAAAATAATTTTGAACCAAGCTGTATAATCATCCGGATTCTTAGAAATATCCATCTTGATATCCGAAGGGGACATCCATTTCCAATCTTCTACCTCGGAAGGGTTTACTATCGGATTCTCATCATAGTAACCAATCATTACATGATCTAACTCATGTTCCGTAAGACCATTATCAAATGGTGCTTTGTAGATAAAAGAGAGTAATTCTTTCAGTTCTGTTTTAAAACCCATTTCCTCTTGGAGACGTCTTTTCCCTGCTTCAATATTGGTTTCTCCTTCTCTCTGATGACTACAGCAGGTGTTTGTCCATAGTAAAGGTGAATGGTATTTATCCTTAGCGCGCTGTTGCAGCATCGTCTCACCTTTGTTATTCATAATAAAAACTGAAAAAGCTCTATGAAGAACAGCTTTCTCATGGGCTTCCATTTTAGGCATTAGGCCAATAGGTTCATCATCCTCATTGACCAATATCACATTTTCCCCTTTCATAAGGTAAAAATATGACGTTTGTCAGGAAATACATGAATGCAGGTTCTAAAATGTTTCTAAAACCTTTAATTTTAAAAGAAACGTGGAGATTTTAAGTTACTCAAATTCTTTACAAAATCATATCTAAGGATAACCTCAAAAGATCCATCATTGAAGGTAGCTGCTCCTAAATCCGTGGTTTCGCGATCGTAGGCAAGGCCAATGAACATCTCGTCAGATATTCTAAAACCAAAGAGACCACTGAATGCAGCATCCCAACGATAGGCAACACCACCTATAAATTTTTCATTGAACATAAAATTTGCAGATACATCAACTTGAAAGGGGGCACCTTGAACCGCCTTAGTTAAAAGTGTCGGTTTAAATTTGAGAAAGGGATTTAAATCCCATACATACCCAGTGATAAAGTATAAGTTTATCTGCTCCGTTGCAGTTGAAATTGATGATTCATCAAAATGAGTGGTTTCTAACAACCTTGGTACTGAAAGACCTGTATAAAAACGTTCAGTATGATAATAAATTCCAGCACCAATATTGGGTGAAAATTTATTTTGAATATCCTGCTGTGATTGCAATTGAGGGTCAATTTCAAATTCATCCAATTCTGAATATCGAATATCTAACATGTGGGCGCTTGCCTTTAGCCCAAAACTTAACTTGGCGTCAAATGATGTTTGAATGGTATATGAAAAATCTATATCAAAGTATGTTTCAGATGTAGGTCCTATTTTATCATTGACAATGGATATTCCCAAACCTACTCCTCTATATCCCATAGGAGTATGAAGATTAAGGGTTTGCGTCTCAGGAGCACCATCCAAACCTAGCCATTGATTACGGTATAAGGCCGCGATACTTAAATGACCTCTGGAACCTGCATAAGCTGGATTAACACTTACTGTATTGTACATGTATTGTGTGTATTGTGCATCTTGTTGAGCATGAACAACACTTGTAAAGCACAATAGCAGTGTAATTATTTGTAAGAGTGTATTTTTCTTTATTGAATTCTTATCCACAGTAATCTTCACTTTATCTATTAATGTATAGGTAACCTGAGAGCTGTTTCATATTCCCATTGAGATCTTCATAATCTATAATATAGAAATACGTACCTACAGGAAGTTTGTTGTCCTGATCAACAGTCACCCGTCCTTCAGAAGTACCATCAAAGACATTTCCGGTTGTGTTGTATGCTTTGGTTACGTATACCAGCACACCCCATCTGTTGTAAATTTTTACTGTATTGTTTGGATAATCTTCTAAATTATTAATAGTTAATACATCATGTATTCCATCTCCATTTGGAGTAATAACGTTAATTACGTCAACTTCGTCTACTTGGCTTTGATCTAAATCCGAATCCAAGTAGTTTGGAAACCCATCTTCATCTGAATCATCATCAGCATAGTTTCCATCCAAATCCAAATCTTCATCTATAGTTTCAATGCCATCATCATCATCATCAGTATCTCGGTAATTCGGAACATCATCAGAATCCGTATCGATCAAATCAATGGCTGGATCATTTATTTCATCATTGACATCTAAGTCAATTACCGTGCTTCCTTCAAAACCATCGTCAAGACCATCATTATCTTTATCAGAACCAATAAATGTTACATCTGCAATACCATCTTGATCTTGATCATTACCTTCTATACTATCTGGTACATTGTCATTATCACTATCATCATCTACATAATCTGGAATTGCATCACCATCTGTATCAACGGGAATCAATCCTACATTCCCACCATTTTCATAAGCATCATCTAAACCATTATCATTGGCATCCAATAAACTAGGAGCTATATAGCCTATTGTTATCTGTGCTTCAATATTATCAGGAATTCCATCATCATCGCTATCAATATCTAGGTAGTCTGGAATAGTATCTCCATCTGTATCAGTTGGGTTTGTTGATGGATCATTATCGTTATCAGAATTTAAATCTTCAAAACTGTCTACAATTCCATCATTATCGCTATCTAAGTTAATTCCGGGAGGATTCACCAATATGGTAACTGTTGCAGTGCTACAATTTCCAGATCCGTCGCATATTGTATAATCAAAAGCATCAGGGCCCAGATAACCAGGGTTAGGGGTATAGGTTATAAAATCATCTGATGGATTACCCAAAGTAGTATTTTCATTTATGAAAATGGTTCCGTTGGAAGGTGTTGTAGCTATTAAGGTACCTGTAGTAGGCAAATCATTATCATTCGCCAAAATATCAATATCAACAGCAATATCTTGCTCCGTTGTAACGGAATCATCAAATGCATCTACAATAGGAAGTACATCTACAGTAACAGTCGCTGTACTGCAAGCTCCAGTAGTGTTACATACAGTATAATCAAATGCATCGGTCCCGTTGAAATTGGGGTCTGGCGTATAGGTTACAATATCATCAGTTGGGTCATTCGGTGTTCCATTGCTGTTTATGGTAACAGCACCATTTGCCGGATTCGTAGTTGTAAGATTTCCGGTTGTGGTTACATCCGAATCATTGGCAAACACTGGAACAGCAACAGAATCATCTTCATCTACAGTTACTAAATCATCAACTAAAGTTCCAGCTTGACTCATACACACCACAGTAAAACGAGGTAGTTCACTGGTATTTCCTGCCTTGGTAATAGTGGCAGTATACCTCTCTACACTTAATGTACTTGTTACCGTTGGTTGTGTTTGATCTCCACTTAATGCAGGATTCCAACTTACAGTAGCTCCGGTAGGAATGCTTGCGGTTATATCTAAAGTAACTTGATTATTTGGAGCTGTGCAATCGGTCAAAATGAAATATCCTGTTGCATTGGAACCACATAACGTACCGTCATATGTTGCAAAATATACTCCTGGTTGTGTGGCCTCATAAAAGGAAACCGTACTTAAAACAGTTCCAACATCTGAAGCTTCAAACCACTGAAAATTGGTCTCATCTCCGGTATTGGGTGCTTGAAGTAAAAACTGTGCATTTAGAAAACTCATCCCAGAAATAAAGACGAACAATCCAATGAATAAAGACTTATTTAATTTTATTGATTTCAAACTCTTTACAGTCTTTATTGTTATTATTTAACCACAAATACTACATTGATTAATGTATTGTAGTCTGTTGGTATATTTTCAACCTCTATCGTCAAATTACCATTCGCGTCTATAACCATTGCATCGGGAGCAGGTATCACTGATGCAGTATCAAAAACAGTAGGGTCTGCATAAGTCACATAATAATATAAATCTGTTCTCCCATAAGTTGGAACTGCAGCTGGTGCGCCTGTACTACCAACAGTTGGCGTTCCAAATTGGTCTATATATTCCTGATAAAGATCAATGGATTTTATACCCGTAGTAGAAGCGTCAATAGATATTGATGGCGGATAGAATATATTTGGTCTGGTATTGTTTATGACATAAGGAGTTCCCGAAGACCCATCACCAGTAACACTAATATCCGTACCAGCTGTTACTATGGTTTGTGTACCGTCCACTGCGTCAAGTTCCGTCTGGATCTCCTCGATAGCGGCCTGTACGTCCGTACTGGTCGTATTACCAGTGGCTGTAAATGGTACCCCTCCCGCGTTCTGGTTATCCGTATTGTCCAAGTATCCGCTTAGGTCCACGTCCGTGTTTGGGTCACCACTGATCGCCAAGGTGTTTCCTGTTAAGGTCAGATCTTGTGCATCTGTGTTATCTAAGTAACCGCTTAGGTCCACATCCGTGTTTGGGTCACCACTGATCGCCAAGGTGTTTCCTGTTAAGGTCAGATCTTGGTCATCTGTACCGTCCACTGCGTCAAGTTCCGTCTGGATCTCCTCGATAGCGGCCTGTACGTCCGTACTGGTCGTATTACCAGTGGCTGTAAATGGTACCCCTCCCGCGTTCTGGTTATCCGTATTGTCCAAGTATCCGCTTAGGTCCACGTCCGTGTTTGGGTCACCACTGATCGCCAAGGTGTTTCCTGTTAAGGTCAGATCTTGGTCATCTGTCCCATCTACACCATCAAGTTCCGTCTGGATCTCCTCGATAGCGGCCTGTACGTCCGTACTGGTCGTATTACCGGTTGCCGTGAAAGGTACCCCTCCCGCGTTCTGGTTATCCGTATTGTCCAAGTATCCGCTTAGGTCCACGTCCGTGTTTGGATCTCCACTGATCGCCAAGGTGTTTCCTGTTAAGGTCAGATCTTGGTCATCTGTCCCATCTACACCATCAAGTTCCGTCTGGATCTCCTCGATAGCGGCCTGTACGTCCGTACTGGTCGTATTACCGGTTGCCGTGAAAGGTACCCCTCCCGCGTTCTGGTTATCCGTATTGTCCAAGTATCCGCTTAGGTCCACGTCCGTGTTTGGGTCACCACTGATCGCCAAGGTGTTTCCTGTTAAGGTCAGATCTTGGTCATCTGTACCATCTACACCATCTAACTCTGTTTGTATCTCTTCTAATGCGGCTTGTACGTCCGTACTGGTCGTATTACCAGTGGCTGTAAATGGTACCCCTCCCGCGTTCTGGTTATCCGTATTGTCCAAGTATCCGCTTAGGTCCACGTCCGTGTTTGGATCCCCACTGATCGCCAAGGTGTTCCCTGTTAAGGTCAGATCTTGTGCATCTGTGTTATCTAAGTAACCGCTTAGGTCCACGTCCGTGTTTGGATCCCCACTGATCGCCAAGGTGTTCCCTGTTAAGGTCAGATCTTGGTCATCTGTACCGTCCACTGCGTCAAGTTCCGTCTGGATCTCCTCGATAGCGGCCTGTACGTCCGTACTGGTCGTATTACCGGTTGCCGTGAAAGGTACTGCTCCCGCGTTCTGGTTATCCGTATTGTCCAAGTATCCGCTTAGGTCCACGTCCGTGTTTGGGTCACCACTGATCGCCAAGGTGTTTCCTGTTAAGGTCAGATCTTGGTCATCTGTACCGTCCACTGCGTCAAGTTCCGTCTGGATCTCCTCGATAGCGGCCTGTACGTCCGTACTGGTCGTATTACCGGTTGCCGTGAAAGGTACCCCTCCCGCGTTCTGGTTATCCGTATTGTCCAAGTAACCGCTTAGGTCCACGTCCGTGTTTGGGTCACCACTGATCGCCAAGGTGTTTCCTGTTAAGGTCAGATCTTGGTCATCTGTACCGTCCACTGCGTCAAGTTCCGTCTGGATCTCCTCGATAGCGGCCTGTACGTCCGTACTGGTCGTATTACCGGTTGCCGTGAAAGGTACCCCTCCCGCATTCTGGTTATCCGTATTGTCCAAGTATCCGCTTAGGTCCACGTCCGTGTTTGGGTCACCACTGATCGCCAAGGTGTTCCCGGTTAAGGTCAGATCCTGGTCATCTGTCCCATCTACACCATCTAACTCTGTTTGTATCTCTTCTAATGCGGCTTGTACATCGGTACTGGTTAGGTTACCTGCTGGGGTAACTGTTACCTGACCTCCATTAATAACTAAATTTCCGTCTATAATGTCTATGTCAATCTCATCATTTGCAGCATCATTAGTAATAGAAATCTTATTTGACCCTGCATTAATATTTTTAAATTCTAAATCTGCACCTGTCTTTCTTGCAAAAGGTCCAACTCCACCAGCACCGACATTAGATGCAGTGTTTGTTTGACCTGCAGTTGCGGCAAAACCATCTATATCCACTTGCAATTCCTCCAATGCGGTCTGTACATCGGTACTACCAAGATTACCTGCCGGGGTAACAGCTACCTGACCTGCATTCTGGTTATCCGTATTGTCCAAGTATCCGCTTAGGTCCACGTCCGTGTTTGGATCCCCACTGATCGCCAAGGTGTTCCCTGTTAAGGTCAGATCTTGGTCATCTGTCCCATCTACACCATCAAGTTCCGTCTGGATCTCCTCGATAGCGGCCTGTACGTCCGTACTGGTCGTATTACCGGTTGCCGTGAAAGGTACCCCTCCCGCGTTCTGGTTATCCGTATTGTCCAAGTATCCGCTTAGGTCCACGTCCGTGTTTGGATCTCCACTGATCGCCAAGGTGTTTCCTGTTAAGGTCAGATCTTGTGCATCTGTGTTATCTAAGTAACCGCTTAGGTCCACATCCGTGTTTGGGTCACCACTGATCGCCAAGGTGTTTCCTGTTAAGGTCAGATCTTGGTCATCTGTACCGTCCACTGCGTCAAGTTCCGTCTGGATCTCCTCGATAGCGGCCTGTACGTCCGTACTGGTCGTATTACCGGTTGCCGTGAAAGGTACCCCTCCCGCGTTCTGGTTATCCGTATTGTCCAAGTAACCGCTTAGGTCCACGTCCGTGTTTGGGTCACCACTGATCGCCAAGGTGTTTCCTGTTAAGGTCAGATCTTGGTCATCTGTACCGTCCACTGCGTCAAGTTCCGTCTGGATCTCCTCGATAGCGGCCTGTACGTCCGTACTGGTCGTATTACCGGTTGCCGTGAAAGGTACCCCTCCCGCATTCTGGTTATCCGTATTGTCCAAGTATCCGCTTAGGTCCACGTCCGTGTTTGGGTCACCACTGATCGCCAAGGTGTTCCCGGTTAAGGTCAGATCCTGGTCATCTGTCCCATCTACACCATCTAACTCTGTTTGTATCTCTTCTAATGCGGCTTGTACATCGGTACTGGTTAGGTTACCTGCTGGGGTAACTGTTACCTGACCTCCATTAATAACTAAATTTCCGTCTATAATGTCTATGTCAATCTCATCATTTGCAGCATCATTAGTAATAGAAATCTTATTTGACCCTGCATTAATATTTTTAAATTCTAAATCTGCACCTGTCTTTCTTGCAAAAGGTCCAACTCCACCAGCACCGACATTAGATGCAGTGTTTGTTTGACCTGCAGTTGCGGCAAAACCATCTATATCCACTTGCAATTCCTCCAATGCGGTCTGTACATCGGTACTACCAAGATTACCTGCCGGGGTAACAGCTACCTGACCTGCATTCTGGTTATCCGTATTGTCCAAGTAACCGCTTAGGTCCACGTCCGTGTTTGGATCTCCACTGATCGCCAAGGTGTTCCCTGTTAAGGTCAGATCTTGGTCATCTGTCCCATCTACACCATCAAGTTCCGTCTGGATCTCCTCGATAGCGGCCTGTACGTCCGTACTGGTCGTATTACCGGTTGCCGTGAAAGGTACTGCTCCCGCGTTCTGGTTATCCGTATTGTCCAAGTATCCGCTTAGGTCCACGTCCGTGTTTGGGTCACCACTGATCGCCAAGGTGTTTCCTGTTAAGGTCAGATCTTGTGCATCTGTGTTATCTAAGTAACCGCTTAGGTCCACATCCGTGTTTGGGTCACCACTGATCGCCAAGGTGTTTCCTGTTAAGGTCAGATCTTGGTCATCTGTACCGTCCACTGCGTCAAGTTCCGTCTGGATCTCCTCGATAGCGGCCTGTACGTCCGTACTGGTCGTATTACCGGTTGCCGTGAAAGGTACCCCTCCCGCATTCTGGTTATCCGTATTGTCCAAGTATCCGCTTAGGTCCACGTCCGTGTTTGGGTCACCACTGATCGCCAAGGTGTTCCCGGTTAAGGTCAGATCCTGGTCATCTGTCCCATCTACACCATCTAACTCTGTTTGTATCTCTTCTAATGCGGCTTGTACATCGGTACTGGTTAGGTTACCTGCTGGGGTAACTGTTACCTGACCTCCATTAATAACTAAATTTCCGTCTATAATGTCTATGTCAATCTCATCATTTGCAGCATCATTAGTAATAGAAATCTTATTTGACCCTGCATTAATATTTTTAAATTCTAAATCTGCACCTGTCTTTCTTGCAAAAGGTCCAACTCCACCAGCACCGACATTAGATGCAGTGTTTGTTTGACCTGCAGTTGCGGCAAAACCATCTATATCCACTTGCAATTCCTCCAATGCGGTCTGTACATCGGTACTACCAAGATTACCTGCCGGGGTAACAGCTACCTGACCTGCATTCTGGTTATCCGTATTGTCCAAGTAACCGCTTAGGTCCACGTCCGTGTTTGGATCTCCACTGATCGCCAAGGTGTTTCCTGTTAAGGTCAGATCTTGGTCATCTGTACCGTCCACTGCGTCAAGTTCCGTCTGGATCTCCTCGATAGCGGCCTGTACGTCCGTACTGGTCGTATTACCGGTTGCCGTGAAAGGTACCCCTCCCGCGTTCTGGTTATCCGTATTGTCCAAGTATCCGCTTAGGTCCACGTCCGTGTTTGGGTCACCACTGATCGCCAAGGTGTTCCCGGTTAAGGTCAGATCCTGGTCATCTGTACCATCTACACCATCTAACTCTGTTTGTATCTCTTCTAATGCGGCTTGTACATCGGTACTGGTTAGGTTACCTGCTGGGGTAACTGTTACCTGACCTCCATTAATAACTAAATTTCCGTCTATAATGTCTATGTCAATCTCATCATTTGCAGCATCATTAGTAATAGAAATCTTATTTGACCCTGCATTAATATTTTTAAATTCTAAATCTGCACCTGTCTTTCTTGCAAAAGGTCCAACTCCACCAGCACCGACATTAGATGCAGTGTTTGTTTGACCTGCAGTTGCGGCAAAACCATCTATATCCACTTGCAATTCCTCCAATGCGGTCTGTACATCGGTACTACCAAGATTACCTGCCGGGGTAACAGCT is a genomic window of Flagellimonas sp. CMM7 containing:
- a CDS encoding type I phosphomannose isomerase catalytic subunit; the protein is MTLYPLKFNPILKERLWGGTKLKDVLGKPIESEITGESWELSGVAGDISEISNGELVGTSLQELIQKEGKNLLGKSVVERFGNDFPILIKFIDAKQDLSIQLHPNDELAKKRHNSFGKTEMWYVMDADPGAKLIVGFDKSVEKEEYIKSLEENTLLNLMNYEEVSEGDTFFINTGKIHAIGAGVLLAEIQQTSDVTYRVFDFNRKDKNGNLRELHTELALDAMDYSKKDDFKVNYLDKMDSINTMVDCPYFKTNFLELSKGMRQDVSSRDSFTIYMCVGGEAEIVNDFGSSLIKKGETILIAASSSWIDIKTEGVKLLEVTI
- a CDS encoding 6-carboxytetrahydropterin synthase, with product MKVKVSRKANFNAAHRLYRPDWSFEKNDAVFGKCNNPNYHGHNYDLIVSVTGEIDQRTGFVMDLKVLKDLIKEHVEEALDHKNLNKDVPEFEDINPTAENIAVVIWNKIRPHIEKTKELEVVLYETPRNFVTYSG
- the idi gene encoding isopentenyl-diphosphate Delta-isomerase, translated to MKGENVILVNEDDEPIGLMPKMEAHEKAVLHRAFSVFIMNNKGETMLQQRAKDKYHSPLLWTNTCCSHQREGETNIEAGKRRLQEEMGFKTELKELLSFIYKAPFDNGLTEHELDHVMIGYYDENPIVNPSEVEDWKWMSPSDIKMDISKNPDDYTAWFKIIFERFYNHISDNSNKG
- a CDS encoding type IX secretion system membrane protein PorP/SprF, which translates into the protein MDKNSIKKNTLLQIITLLLCFTSVVHAQQDAQYTQYMYNTVSVNPAYAGSRGHLSIAALYRNQWLGLDGAPETQTLNLHTPMGYRGVGLGISIVNDKIGPTSETYFDIDFSYTIQTSFDAKLSFGLKASAHMLDIRYSELDEFEIDPQLQSQQDIQNKFSPNIGAGIYYHTERFYTGLSVPRLLETTHFDESSISTATEQINLYFITGYVWDLNPFLKFKPTLLTKAVQGAPFQVDVSANFMFNEKFIGGVAYRWDAAFSGLFGFRISDEMFIGLAYDRETTDLGAATFNDGSFEVILRYDFVKNLSNLKSPRFF
- a CDS encoding gliding motility-associated C-terminal domain-containing protein, which codes for MSFLNAQFLLQAPNTGDETNFQWFEASDVGTVLSTVSFYEATQPGVYFATYDGTLCGSNATGYFILTDCTAPNNQVTLDITASIPTGATVSWNPALSGDQTQPTVTSTLSVERYTATITKAGNTSELPRFTVVCMSQAGTLVDDLVTVDEDDSVAVPVFANDSDVTTTGNLTTTNPANGAVTINSNGTPNDPTDDIVTYTPDPNFNGTDAFDYTVCNTTGACSTATVTVDVLPIVDAFDDSVTTEQDIAVDIDILANDNDLPTTGTLIATTPSNGTIFINENTTLGNPSDDFITYTPNPGYLGPDAFDYTICDGSGNCSTATVTILVNPPGINLDSDNDGIVDSFEDLNSDNDNDPSTNPTDTDGDTIPDYLDIDSDDDGIPDNIEAQITIGYIAPSLLDANDNGLDDAYENGGNVGLIPVDTDGDAIPDYVDDDSDNDNVPDSIEGNDQDQDGIADVTFIGSDKDNDGLDDGFEGSTVIDLDVNDEINDPAIDLIDTDSDDVPNYRDTDDDDDGIETIDEDLDLDGNYADDDSDEDGFPNYLDSDLDQSQVDEVDVINVITPNGDGIHDVLTINNLEDYPNNTVKIYNRWGVLVYVTKAYNTTGNVFDGTSEGRVTVDQDNKLPVGTYFYIIDYEDLNGNMKQLSGYLYINR